From Macaca mulatta isolate MMU2019108-1 chromosome 1, T2T-MMU8v2.0, whole genome shotgun sequence, the proteins below share one genomic window:
- the SLC16A1 gene encoding monocarboxylate transporter 1 — protein MPPAVGGPVGYTPPDGGWGWAVVIGAFISIGFSYAFPKSITVFFKEIESIFHATTSEVSWISSIMLAVMYGGGPISSILVNKYGSRIVMIIGGCLSGCGLIAASFCNTVQELYFCIGFVGGLGLAFNLNPALTMIGKYFYKRRPLANGLAMAGSPVFLCTLAPLNQVFFGIFGWRGSFLILGGLLLNCCVAGALMRPIGPKPTKAGKDKSKASLQKAGKSGVKKGRHDANTDLIGRHPKREKRSVFQTINQFLDLTLFTHRGFLLYLSGNVIMFFGLFAPLVFLSSYGKSQHYSSEKSAFLLSILAFVDMVARPSMGLVANTKPIRPRIQYFFAASIVANGVCHMLAPLSTTYVGFCVYAGFFGFAFGWLSSVLFETLMDLVGPQRFSSAVGLVTIVECCPVLLGPPLLGRLSDMYGDYKYTYWACGVVLIISGIYLFIGMGINYRLLAKEQKANEQKKESKEEETSIDVAGKPKEVTKAAESPDQKDTEEGPKEEDSPV, from the exons ATGCCACCAGCAGTTGGAGGTCCAGTTGGATACACCCCCCCAgatggaggctggggctgggcagtGGTAATTGGAGCTTTCATTTCCATCGGCTTCTCTTATGCATTTCCCAAATCTATTACTGTCTTCTTCAAAGAGATTGAAAGTATATTCCATGCCACCACCAGCGAAGTGTCATGGATATCCTCCATAATGTTGGCTGTCATGTATGGTGGAG GTCCTATCAGCAGTATCCTGGTGAATAAATATGGAAGTCGTATAGTCATGATTATTGGTGGCTGCTTGTCAGGCTGTGGCTTGATTGCAGCTTCTTTCTGTAACACTGTACAGGAACTGTACTTCTGTATTGGATTCGTTGGAG GTCTTGGGCTTGCCTTCAACTTGAATCCAGCTCTAACCATGATTGGCAAGTATTTCTACAAAAGGCGACCATTGGCCAACGGACTGGCCATGGCAGGCAGCCCTGTGTTCCTCTGTACTCTGGCCCCCCTCAATCAGGTTTTCTTTGGCATCTTTGGATGGAGAGGAAGCTTTCTAATTCTTGGAGGCTTGCTACTAAACTGCTGTGTCGCTGGAGCCCTCATGCGACCAATCGGGCCCAAACCAACCAAGGCAGGGAAAGATAAGTCTAAAGCATCCCTTCAGAAAGCTGGAAAATCTGGTGTAAAAAAAGGTCGGCATGATGCAAATACGGATCTTATTGGAAGACACCCTAAACGGGAGAAACGATCAGTCTTCCAAACAATTAATCAGTTCCTGGACTTAACCTTATTCACCCACAGAGGCTTTTTGCTGTACCTCTCTGGAAATGTGATCATGTTTTTTGGACTCTTTGCACCTTTAGTGTTTCTTAGTAGTTATGGGAAGAGTCAGCATTATTCTAGTGAGAAgtctgccttccttctttccattctggcttttgttgacaTGGTAGCCAGACCATCTATGGGACTTGTAGCCAACACAAAGCCAATAAGACCTCGAATTCAGTATTTCTTTGCGGCTTCTATTGTTGCAAATGGAGTGTGTCATATGCTAGCACCTTTATCCACTACCTATGTTGGATTCTGTGTCTATGCGGGATTCTTTGGATTTGCCTTTGGGTGGCTCAGCTCCGTATTGTTTGAAACACTGATGGACCTTGTTGGACCCCAGAGGTTCTCCAGCGCTGTGGGATTGGTGACCATTGTGGAATGCTGTCCTGTCCTCCTGGGGCCACCACTTTTAG GTCGGCTCAGTGACATGTATGGAGACTACAAATACACATACTGGGCATGTGGCGTCGTCCTAATTATTTCCGGTATCTATCTCTTCATTGGCATGGGCATCAATTATCGGCTTTTGgcaaaagaacagaaagcaaacgagcagaaaaaggaaagtaaagaGGAAGAGACCAGTATAGATGTTGCTGGAAAGCCAAAGGAAGTTACCAAAGCAGCAGAATCTCCGGACCAGAAAGACACAGAAGAAGGGCCCAAGGAGGAGGACAGTCCAGTCTGA